A window of Nitrospiria bacterium genomic DNA:
CGGGAATGACGAACTGGATTTTGCAGGAACCTCTAATACTTCAAAGGCTTCAACCACAGAATGACTTTGCCTTGACCCTTGCCCTGTATGGACCTTAAACACTTTTTAACAATTTTTACCCACTCGATTACACGAAGACCCTAAAAGGAATTTACCCAATCCTTAATCCAAAAAAGGAGTGCTTTAAATGAAAGCGGTTCAAATTATGCAAAGGCCAGTAATTGCCACTACCCCTGAAGCGTCGGTTCGGGATATTGCCTTCAAATTGGTCAACAACGGTATAAGCGGAATGCCTGTAGTGGAACGGGATGGCTCCGTCCGAGGAATTGTTACCGAGGCAGATGTTCTAAGAGTCCAGTTGTCCGGGAAACAGTTAGAAGACGTTAAAGCGAAGGATATTATGTCGGTCACGCCCATTGCCATTGATGTAGAAGCCTCTATTGATGAGGCAAAAAAACTGCTTCAGGAATATCATATCATCCGGGTTCCGGTGACACAGCATGGAAAATTAGTGGGGATCGTTTCAAGAAGTGATATTATTAGGGCCATGCTGGAGCCTGAATTTTTAACCTTTTAAAAACCTTTTATAAGGTAATCCTTTACCTTTTTGAATTTTGGAGAAATGGATGAAAAAACTTGTTCTGCTCCGCCATGGTCAAAGCACGTGGAATAAGGAGAATCGTTTTACGGGATGGTTCGACATCGGTCTCAGTGGAGAAGGGGAGAAAGAGGCCCTTCGGGCAGGTCAATTATTGCAGAAGGAGGGTTATACGTTTGACCTGGCCTATACCTCCGTTCTCAAGAGGGCCATTAAAACCCTTTGGATTGTTTTGGAAAAAATGGACCTGATGTGGATTCCGGTTTATCGTAACTGGCGTCTGAATGAGCGGCATTACGGTGCACTTCAGGGACTCAACAAAGCAGAAACAGTAAAAAAGCATGGGGCCGAGCAGGTCCAATTGTGGCGGCGAAGCTATAATATTCCTCCCCCGGGTTTGACCCCAGACAGTGAGTATTTCCCCGGTAAAGATCCAAGATATGCCGAGTTGAAAAAAGAGGAGATCCCTTTAACGGAATGTTTAATGGATACCATTCATCGTTTTCTGCCCTATTGGAATGAAACCATCGCCCCTTTGGTCCGTGAAGGGAAGCGGGTTCTCATTGTGGCCCATGGAAACAGCCTTCGGGGTTTGGTGAAGATTTTGGATAACATCTCCGATGAAGAGATTGTCAAATTGAATATTCCCACGGGAATTCCCTTAGTGTATGAGCTCAATGATGATTTAACGCCTATTCGGAGTTTCTACCTGGGAGATCAGGAACAGGTGAGAAAGGCCGCCCAGTCCGTTGCGGATCAAACGAATACAAAATAATGGGGGAAATTCCCCGGCCATGAGAGCTCGCCCAAGAAAAAATTATAATTCCCTTCAACAGAGCATTGACCTTTTAACCGTCATCAATCAGACGCAGTCACATATCTTGTCAAAGAAAAATCCCCGTGAGGTTTTTGAACAGTTGTTGGAATCCATTTTAAACCTTACCCAAGGTGAAAAGGGTTTTATCGGGGAGGTTTTAAATCAACCCCAAGGGCGTTCCATTATTAAGATGGTTGCGCTGGCGGGCATTAAATGGAATGAAAAAAAACACGCTTTTGATGGAGGTCTCGGACCCTCCGAGATGAAAGTCAATCAATTAAAAAACCTAACTGGGGCTGTTTTAAAGTCAGGTCAGCCCGTCATTTTTAATAAACCGGTGAAAAATTCTACCCGTGGGAAGAAACCCGAAGGCAAAATGAGACTCATGTCTTTATTGGGGTTGCCGGTCTACCATGGACAAGAGATGGTTGGAATCATTGGTTTGGTGAATCGTCAGAGGGGGTACGACTTGGCCATGGCCTCCTACCTAGAGCCCTTGTTGCTAACCTGCGGAAATATGGTTGAATCGCTTCGAATGAATCAACGCCGGCAACAAGCAGAACTTGCACTTCGGGAGAGTGAAGAACGGTTTCGACTGATGGCAGATACCGCTCCGGTGATGATTTGGATTTCAGACCCTGACAAACGTTGCACCTATTTTAATAAAGTCTGGTTGGAATTTACCGGCCGTTCAATGGAACAAGAGTTGGGAAACGGGTGGGCGGAGGGGGTTCATCCCGATGATTTTAATCGTGCCTTGAACACCTGCATTGCCGCATTTGATGCCCGGGAAAGTTTTCAAATGGAATATCGTCTCCGTTCGAAAAATGGTGAGTATCGGTGGATTTATGACCACGGGATTCCCTCCTATCTCCCCAATGGTCATTTTAACGGTTACATTGGGTCCTGTATGGATATCACCGATCGCAAAGGGTTTGAAAAGGAAATTCAGAAAGAGCGAAGTAAAGCACAGAAATATCTTGATGTGGCGGGGGCCATTTTTGTTTTAATCGGTAAAAATCAAGTGGTCAAATCCATTAATAAGAAGGGATGTGAGGTTCTGGGGTACGTTGAGTCGGACATTGTGGGAAAAAACTGGTTTGACAATTTTTTACCGGAAAGAATCCGTGACAAGGTAAAAGGGGCTTTTTCCTCTTTGATATCAGGCCATATTCAGCCGGTTGAGTATTTTGAAAATTCAGTCTTAACCAAAGATGGGCAGGAAAAAATGATTGTGTGGCATAACACGGTTTTACGGGATGAAAAAGGAGAGATAAATGCCAGTTTAAGCTCCGGTGTGGATATTACCGAGCGGAAGCGGATTGAAGAAGCCCTTCGCAAATCCGAAAAAATTTTAGAATTGACACTGGATTCTTTATCAGCCCATATCGCTATTGCGGATCAGACGGGAACCATCTTGGGGGTAAACGCCGCATGGCGTCGCTTCGCAGAAAACAATGATTTTAAATTGCCCAATTATGGGATAGGGCAAAATTATATCACCCTGTGTGAATCGGTTTCCGGATTTGAAAGTGAAATGGCGAAAATGGTTTCAAAAGCCATCCGGAAGATTTTAACGGGTCAACGCAACGATTTTCGCGTGGAGTACCCGTGTCACAGCCCGAAGGAGCAGCGTTGGTTTCAACTCCGGTTGACCCGATTCGAAAGCTCCAATGGAATTCGATTGGTGATGTCGCATGAAAATATTACCGAGCGAATGCTCGCTGAGGTGGCACTTCTGGAAAGAAAAAAAGCCCTTCGAAAAAGCGAGGCGGAACTTCGGTTTTTGACAGGAAGACTGATCTCGGTTCGTGAGGAGGAATTACGCCGTTTAGCCCGGGAACTCCACGATGACTTTTCGCAAAGACTTGCGGCTTTTGCAATTGAGATTGGAAAATTAGAAAAACAGATTGGCTCATCACGGGACCCCGTCTCTAAAAAGCTTGGAGAAATTAAAGACCAGGTGGTCAGGTTATCCTCTGATGTTCATGGGATATCCCGGCGCCTACACCCTTCCATATTGGATGACTTGGGATTGGTTTATGCCGTTGAATCGGAATGCAGGGCTTTCTCGGAAAGGGAAGGTGTTTCCGTTAGGTTTTCCCACAAACAGGTTCCCAAAACCCTTTCTAAGGAAGTCTCACTGTGTTTTTACCGGATTACCCAAGAAAGCTTGAGGAATATTGTAAAGCATTCGGGTGCCCAAAAGGCAAAAGTGAATCTAAAGGGCCAAAATGGAAATGTGATCCTAAAAATTCATGATTTTGGGGTGGGTTTTGATTTATCTAGCAAACAAGGGAAAGGGGGGCTGGGTCTGGCCAGTATGAAAGAACGTGTGAGGCTTATCCAAGGGGATTTATCCATCCGTTCAAAACCCGGAGAGGGGACGGTCATTGAGGTTTGTTCTCCAATCAAAGTGGGGGGGAAATGAGCCGTCTTCGGGTTTTGTTAGCCGATGATCACAAAATTGTAGTTGAAGGGTTACGGGGCCTTTTGGAACCGGAGATGGAACTTGTGGGAACCGTGGAGGATGGCCGTGCCCTTCTTTCAGCAGTGAAGCACCTTAACCCCGATATTGTCGTGGTGGACATCTCAATGCCTTTGCTGAATGGAATTGACGCAACCGAACAAATCAAAAAAGTGAACAAAAAGATTAAAATCATTTTTCTAACCATGCACCCGGATGTTACCTACGCAACAAGGGCTTTTCAGGTGGGGGCCTCCGGTTACGTTTTGAAACATTCCGCTCCGTCGGAATTGATTACCGCTATTCATGAGGCCCAAAAGGGGCGAACCTATGTCACACCGCTCATTGCCAAGGAAGTACTTAATTCGTTTATGGAGGGTACACATAAGAAAGGGAAAAACGCCTCCCAGCTCACAGCCCGTCAAAGGGAGGTATTGCAATTATTGGTTGAAGGTCACACTGCAAAAGCCATTGCCTCATTGTTGAATATTTCCCCAAGAACGGTTGAATTTCACAAGAACCAGATCATGGAGGATCTCAAACTCCATAATAAAGCTGAATTGATCCAATATGCGATCAGGCACGGCCTCACATCCCTCTGAAAATTCTCGCCGGTCATTAATCCCCTTTAAATATTTTGAAACTGCTTGAATAATTTATTGATTTTAATCAAGTTTTTCTCTCCAAGGTGACTCGTAATTTATATTTTAAAAACTGGTATTTTTACGAGTAGTTTATAAAATTTACCCCTGGTAATTTGCTCTTACCCCAAATTTTTTAAAGTTTTCAAATCCCAGAATCAAAGATCTTAAAAAGTTGTCAATATGGATTGTTGATGGCAAATGTTTCCAAGCGAAATTCATAAAAATTTATAGGGAATTGAAGAAAATTCTCAAGCCCTAGGAAACCTTATATGATTTCTGTTTGAAATGAAGGAGGTGTTTTTATGCAGGCAAAGCAAGTCAATTTTCAATTCAAAAGCCAAAAGAATATAGGTTCTTCTGTAAACCATTACGGAATCATTTTAGCTGGGGGGGAGGGAAAACGTCTTCAATCTCTTGTTTACCATTTACGAGGAGACCATCTTCCTAAACAATACGTCAACTTTATCGGGAAGCGGTCCATGCTGGAGCATACCTTTCATCGGGTGGAAAAGTTGATTTTCCCCGAATTCCTCTTTTCCATTGTAAATCC
This region includes:
- a CDS encoding CBS domain-containing protein; the encoded protein is MKAVQIMQRPVIATTPEASVRDIAFKLVNNGISGMPVVERDGSVRGIVTEADVLRVQLSGKQLEDVKAKDIMSVTPIAIDVEASIDEAKKLLQEYHIIRVPVTQHGKLVGIVSRSDIIRAMLEPEFLTF
- a CDS encoding response regulator transcription factor, giving the protein MSRLRVLLADDHKIVVEGLRGLLEPEMELVGTVEDGRALLSAVKHLNPDIVVVDISMPLLNGIDATEQIKKVNKKIKIIFLTMHPDVTYATRAFQVGASGYVLKHSAPSELITAIHEAQKGRTYVTPLIAKEVLNSFMEGTHKKGKNASQLTARQREVLQLLVEGHTAKAIASLLNISPRTVEFHKNQIMEDLKLHNKAELIQYAIRHGLTSL
- a CDS encoding PAS domain S-box protein, which encodes MRARPRKNYNSLQQSIDLLTVINQTQSHILSKKNPREVFEQLLESILNLTQGEKGFIGEVLNQPQGRSIIKMVALAGIKWNEKKHAFDGGLGPSEMKVNQLKNLTGAVLKSGQPVIFNKPVKNSTRGKKPEGKMRLMSLLGLPVYHGQEMVGIIGLVNRQRGYDLAMASYLEPLLLTCGNMVESLRMNQRRQQAELALRESEERFRLMADTAPVMIWISDPDKRCTYFNKVWLEFTGRSMEQELGNGWAEGVHPDDFNRALNTCIAAFDARESFQMEYRLRSKNGEYRWIYDHGIPSYLPNGHFNGYIGSCMDITDRKGFEKEIQKERSKAQKYLDVAGAIFVLIGKNQVVKSINKKGCEVLGYVESDIVGKNWFDNFLPERIRDKVKGAFSSLISGHIQPVEYFENSVLTKDGQEKMIVWHNTVLRDEKGEINASLSSGVDITERKRIEEALRKSEKILELTLDSLSAHIAIADQTGTILGVNAAWRRFAENNDFKLPNYGIGQNYITLCESVSGFESEMAKMVSKAIRKILTGQRNDFRVEYPCHSPKEQRWFQLRLTRFESSNGIRLVMSHENITERMLAEVALLERKKALRKSEAELRFLTGRLISVREEELRRLARELHDDFSQRLAAFAIEIGKLEKQIGSSRDPVSKKLGEIKDQVVRLSSDVHGISRRLHPSILDDLGLVYAVESECRAFSEREGVSVRFSHKQVPKTLSKEVSLCFYRITQESLRNIVKHSGAQKAKVNLKGQNGNVILKIHDFGVGFDLSSKQGKGGLGLASMKERVRLIQGDLSIRSKPGEGTVIEVCSPIKVGGK
- the gpmA gene encoding 2,3-diphosphoglycerate-dependent phosphoglycerate mutase, coding for MKKLVLLRHGQSTWNKENRFTGWFDIGLSGEGEKEALRAGQLLQKEGYTFDLAYTSVLKRAIKTLWIVLEKMDLMWIPVYRNWRLNERHYGALQGLNKAETVKKHGAEQVQLWRRSYNIPPPGLTPDSEYFPGKDPRYAELKKEEIPLTECLMDTIHRFLPYWNETIAPLVREGKRVLIVAHGNSLRGLVKILDNISDEEIVKLNIPTGIPLVYELNDDLTPIRSFYLGDQEQVRKAAQSVADQTNTK